The following coding sequences lie in one Vicinamibacteria bacterium genomic window:
- a CDS encoding tyrosine-type recombinase/integrase gives MRGELVGRGGSAGGFPALIARAGERASRRFVEFFTAHIRNPNTRRAYAWAVSRFLGWCEGRALPLERLEPVLVAAYIEALQREVSAPTVKQHLAALRSLFDYLVTGGVLPVNPAAAVRGPKHVVKVGKTPVLFPEEARQLLDSIDSATVVGLRDRALMAIMIYSFARVGAVVKMRVKDYYSQGRRAYFRLHEKGGKYHMVPAHHNAATYLDAYLDAAELTDQDRSPLFRSAHKRSGNLTDRSLTTSGVLKMVKRRALAAGLPREICCHTFRATGITAFLQNGGELTTAQRIAAHESPRTTALYDRTQEEVNLDEIERIRI, from the coding sequence ATGAGGGGAGAGCTTGTCGGGAGGGGGGGGAGCGCAGGGGGGTTCCCGGCCCTTATCGCGCGGGCGGGGGAGCGGGCCTCCCGGCGGTTTGTCGAGTTCTTCACCGCCCACATCCGGAACCCCAACACCCGTAGGGCCTACGCCTGGGCCGTGTCCCGGTTCCTCGGGTGGTGCGAGGGCAGAGCCCTCCCCCTCGAGAGGCTCGAGCCGGTCCTCGTGGCCGCCTACATCGAGGCCCTCCAGAGGGAAGTCTCCGCCCCCACCGTGAAGCAGCACCTGGCCGCGCTGCGCTCGCTATTCGACTACCTGGTGACGGGGGGTGTTCTCCCGGTGAATCCGGCGGCAGCCGTAAGGGGGCCCAAGCACGTAGTCAAGGTGGGGAAGACCCCTGTGCTCTTCCCAGAGGAGGCACGACAGCTCCTCGATTCGATCGACAGCGCCACCGTGGTGGGCCTTCGGGACCGCGCCTTGATGGCCATCATGATCTACTCCTTCGCCCGGGTGGGAGCGGTGGTAAAGATGCGGGTGAAGGACTACTACTCCCAGGGGCGGAGGGCCTACTTTCGCTTGCACGAGAAGGGAGGCAAGTACCACATGGTTCCGGCCCACCACAACGCTGCGACTTACTTGGACGCCTACCTGGATGCGGCCGAGCTCACGGACCAAGACCGGAGCCCGCTCTTCCGCTCAGCCCACAAGCGCAGCGGGAATCTCACCGACCGGTCCCTCACGACAAGCGGCGTTCTCAAGATGGTGAAGCGCCGCGCGCTCGCGGCCGGTCTTCCCAGGGAGATCTGCTGCCACACCTTCCGCGCCACTGGCATCACCGCCTTCCTTCAGAACGGGGGAGAGCTGACCACCGCCCAGCGCATTGCCGCCCACGAGTCCCCGCGCACCACCGCCCTCTACGACCGGACCCAAGAAGAGGTCAACCTCGACGAGATCGAGAGGATCCGCATCTGA
- a CDS encoding AbrB/MazE/SpoVT family DNA-binding domain-containing protein, whose protein sequence is MKSTVSAKGQVTIPVEVRERLGLETGTVVLFDLREDGALMRKGSHGEHPVDKVFGVLGARRPVDSLRLLDEMRGPRPGGPRSRPRGRRS, encoded by the coding sequence ATGAAAAGCACTGTATCCGCCAAGGGTCAGGTCACGATCCCCGTGGAGGTCCGGGAGCGGCTGGGGCTCGAGACCGGAACCGTCGTCCTCTTCGACCTCCGCGAGGACGGGGCGCTCATGCGCAAGGGCAGCCACGGGGAACACCCCGTGGACAAGGTCTTCGGAGTCCTCGGTGCCCGCCGGCCCGTCGACTCGCTGCGGCTCCTGGACGAAATGCGTGGGCCGCGGCCGGGGGGGCCACGGTCGCGCCCGCGGGGACGGCGCTCGTGA
- a CDS encoding type II toxin-antitoxin system VapC family toxin: MKTAVDTSVLLDIFQPDPRFGPPSREALRRAYAQGALVACEIVWAEIRAHFPADGLFEEALRTMGIRFEPLSPATVAAAGRLWRESRKGGKALPTRVVADFLVGAHAQLQAEALLTRDLGFYRRHFQGLKIIDPGAAVPA, translated from the coding sequence GTGAAGACCGCGGTTGACACCTCGGTCCTCCTCGACATCTTCCAGCCCGACCCCCGCTTCGGCCCTCCCTCCCGCGAGGCCCTCCGACGTGCCTACGCCCAAGGGGCGCTTGTCGCCTGCGAGATCGTCTGGGCCGAAATCCGAGCCCATTTCCCCGCGGACGGGCTCTTCGAGGAGGCGCTGCGCACAATGGGGATCCGCTTCGAGCCTCTCTCCCCCGCCACTGTCGCCGCCGCCGGCCGCCTATGGAGGGAGAGTCGGAAAGGCGGCAAGGCGCTCCCCACAAGGGTAGTGGCCGATTTCCTCGTGGGCGCTCACGCCCAGCTCCAGGCGGAGGCCCTGCTCACCCGCGACCTTGGCTTCTACCGGCGCCATTTCCAGGGCCTCAAGATCATCGATCCTGGGGCGGCCGTTCCGGCGTAG